Proteins co-encoded in one Nitratireductor kimnyeongensis genomic window:
- a CDS encoding CsbD family protein, producing MNWNQIEGNWEQFKGKVQQNWGKLTNDDLDVVRGNRKELAGKLQERYGKAEEEAEREIDDWLSRG from the coding sequence ATGAATTGGAATCAGATTGAAGGCAATTGGGAACAGTTCAAGGGCAAGGTCCAGCAGAACTGGGGCAAGCTCACCAATGATGATCTGGATGTCGTTCGCGGCAACCGGAAGGAGCTGGCCGGCAAGCTGCAGGAACGCTATGGCAAGGCCGAGGAAGAGGCCGAGCGCGAGATCGACGACTGGCTTTCCCGCGGGTAA
- the aztD gene encoding zinc metallochaperone AztD: MRPFRHLMKTGALALGTALVALQPLHAEEEEAWRLFIADHSESVLRALDAEKGEVLETFQLKAPARIYATESKETVFAVQYDANTVTAFSTGIHFDDHGDHADLEVTAPRALEGSVDGERPVHFVAHFGEIALFFDGEGVARLVSEKAVSEGKPDIREVRTSAPHHGVVIPYGAHAIATVPNSKDPSELPEGVQVVDAKGAAIGEPAACPGLHGEATSGNITAIACDTGLLLITGGRNDLPEIRHIAYTDGLPEDLKVSTLAGGKALQYFLGNFGKSNLVLIDPEDEDAFRLIELPVRAVHFVVDPVRPKFAYVFTEDGKLNRINVLSGKIDQSLELTAPYSMDGHWSDPRPRIAVTHDEIMVTDPLKSVVHAIDAASFEKARDIAVEGKPYNIVAVGGSGESHENH, translated from the coding sequence ATGCGACCGTTCAGACATCTCATGAAAACGGGCGCGCTTGCCCTTGGCACCGCGCTCGTCGCATTGCAGCCCCTTCACGCAGAGGAAGAGGAAGCCTGGCGGTTGTTCATCGCCGATCACAGCGAATCGGTTCTTCGGGCGCTCGATGCGGAGAAGGGCGAGGTGCTCGAAACCTTCCAGCTCAAGGCCCCGGCCCGCATCTATGCGACGGAGAGCAAGGAAACCGTATTCGCCGTGCAGTACGATGCGAACACGGTCACGGCATTCTCGACAGGCATCCATTTCGACGATCACGGCGACCACGCCGACCTTGAGGTGACCGCACCCAGGGCGCTTGAAGGCTCTGTGGATGGCGAGCGCCCGGTTCATTTCGTCGCGCATTTCGGTGAAATCGCGCTCTTCTTCGATGGCGAAGGTGTCGCGCGCCTCGTATCGGAAAAGGCGGTCTCCGAGGGAAAGCCCGACATTCGCGAGGTCAGGACCTCAGCCCCCCATCATGGCGTTGTGATTCCCTATGGCGCACACGCGATCGCAACGGTTCCCAACAGCAAGGATCCGAGCGAATTGCCCGAGGGTGTTCAGGTGGTGGATGCAAAGGGCGCAGCCATCGGCGAGCCCGCTGCCTGCCCCGGTCTGCACGGTGAAGCGACCTCCGGCAACATTACGGCAATCGCCTGTGATACGGGGCTGCTTCTCATCACGGGTGGCCGCAACGATCTCCCGGAAATCCGACACATCGCCTATACCGATGGTCTTCCGGAAGACCTCAAGGTCTCGACCCTCGCTGGCGGCAAGGCTCTGCAGTATTTCCTTGGAAACTTCGGCAAGTCCAACCTCGTTCTGATTGACCCCGAGGATGAAGACGCCTTCCGTCTCATTGAACTTCCGGTGCGCGCCGTGCATTTCGTGGTCGATCCGGTGCGGCCGAAATTCGCCTACGTCTTCACTGAGGATGGCAAGCTCAACCGCATCAATGTCCTGTCCGGCAAGATCGACCAGTCGCTTGAGCTGACGGCACCCTATTCCATGGACGGGCACTGGTCCGATCCCCGCCCGCGCATCGCTGTCACCCACGACGAGATTATGGTCACCGACCCGCTCAAGAGCGTAGTCCATGCCATCGATGCGGCAAGTTTCGAGAAGGCCCGCGACATCGCTGTGGAAGGCAAGCCCTACAACATCGTCGCCGTCGGCGGCTCGGGCGAAAGCCACGAAAACCACTGA